From Solibacillus sp. FSL W7-1464:
GTTACAACTTGAAGTTTGTCTTTATTTTCCAGGTAGTACGCGTAACCGAAATAGCCGATTGCATTTTTATCAGCTGTTACCCCTTGTACTAACACGTTGTCGTCTTCAGATAATGTTGCTGCTTTAACAATGTCTTCACCATCTAAGATAATTTCATCGAAGTAATCATACGTACCTGAGTCAGAACCCGGTGAATAGAATACGATTTCTTCTTCCGGCCATGATGGATCGATATCAGACCATTTTTTAGTAGTACCGTCTTCAATCCAAATCTGTTTTAATTGATCAACTGTCAGATCTTTTGCCCAAGTATTCTCAGGGTGCACTACTACCGATAAACCATCGTAAGCAAGTTCAAATTCTGTATATTCTACACCTGCGTTTTTCAGCTCTTCCACTTCAGTATCTTTGATTGGACGAGAAGCGTTTGAGAAATCCGTTTCACCATTGATGAATTTTTCGAATCCGCCGCCTGTACCAGATACACCAACTGCTACGCGAACATCTTTTTGTACCGCCGCGTATTCTTCAACTAATGCTTCTGTAATTGGAGCAACTGTTGACGAACCATCGCCTACTACATTACCTGTTAATTGTGCGCTGCCAGTTTCAGCTTGTTCTGTGTTTGTTTGTGCAGATGTTGATGTTTCATCATTATCTTCTCCACCACACGCTCCTAAAAGAATTGCTGAACCTAGTAAAGCTGTTGATGTTAAGTACTGCCACTTTTTCATTTGTAATTCCTCCGCTTGTTTAATGAATGTTTTTTCTTACAATTCCAACTATAATGACAATTTGTTAAGCTTATATAATTTCACCGTTAATTGAATGTAAAGCTTTGTAAATAAAAAAGACAATTTACAGGAGGTCCCCGCAAATTGTCTCATTTTCTTTTTATTGAATCTTTTTTACGCTTTTTATGTTAATAAGTTTAATAGGATGTTCTATAAATGCAGGTTTTTCCTTTTTCGTCTTTACTTTATGTACATATAGTAAAATCGTTTTCGCATCTTTTGGATGGGCATAGCCTTCGAACGTTGCATTATATAACACCGTACCATCCCGCAAAGTAACCGTCGCCTTTTTAGCATCGACCAGTTCGCGTAAAAAAGGAAAGGCTTTAACATTCCGTTCACGTTCAGCACGGACTAAGCGTGGTTCCAGTACAAGCAGGAGCCCTTCAAAGATAACGATATATATAACCGACATTAAGATAATGAGCCACGCCGGCATGTCCATGAATGCTAAAATCGCTGCATTACTTAAGGCACCGACGATAACGACAATATGTATGATTTTCTTTCTCATTGAATCTTCCCCTTAAAAAAATCCCGTAGCGAGAAACTACGGGATCATTATTTTATTCATTTACTGTTTCAACTTCTTCGTCCTCATCCAGCTTTTCATCGGAATGCTTGATAATCGGTTTTTCTACTTTACTTGTAGATAAGCCTTCTTCCGCGTATTTATTTTTCAACTCAAAATATGAATCTACTAGTTCACGGGCCGTCAAATTCGCCTGTGGTAAATAGTTATTTGTAAAGTTCGTTGTAGCCCATGGAAAAATAACTGCGTAGGCAATTTCAGGATCATCAAATGGTGCATAGCCCACATGGACAATATTGATCGTGTTCGTTTTCCATTTATCACGCTGCGGTCCATAGTAAACTACCTCGGCTGTACCAGTTTTACCAGCAGCAGTATAATCTGCTGTTTCAAACTGACGACGGGCAGAACCATTCGCCCCGAAGTAAACTCGGCGCAGACCTTCTTGTACTTGCTCAATTTCCCGTTCGCTGTTTTCGATTTTGTTTAAAATCTTAGGCGTTACTTCTTCCACAACCTGCCCTAAATATTCCCCATCTTTGGAAGGATTGCGAATTTCTTTTAACATCCTAGGTTGGATGCGGTAACCGCCGTTTGCAATAGTTGATATATATTGCGCCAATTGCATTGTTGTATACGTATCAAACTGGCCGATCGCCAAGTTTAGTAATTTTACATCCGTATCCGGGTCAGCCTGATACCCGATTGATTCACCCGGAAGGTCAATCCCGGTAGGTACACCCAGTCCAAACTGTGCGTATTCATTTCGCATTGTCTGCAGTGTACCTGAAGCTAAACTAAAGCGCATACCAGGTGAATACGTACGGCCGCCAACACCCATCGCGATTTTGAACATATAGACGTTTGATGAACGCTCCAATGCCGTTAAATCACTAACCATGACACTACCATTCTTGTTGAATAGTGTATTTAAGGTAATATTCCCGATTCGCATTGGTGAATCGAGCAACACTGTTCCCGGCTTTATTATTCCTTCATTGTAACCCATTAAAACGGTTGCTGCTTTTACAGTTGAACCTGCTTCATATGCAGACGTAAATGTACCGTAAGAATAGTCGACAATATAAGGTTTGCCGGTATCTTTATCTTTTTCTATTTTCTTGCCGACTACCGATAAAAGTTCTCCGGTTTTTGGATCCATTGCTACTAAAAAGCCACGATCCAGTAACTGTGAACCACCCTTAGCTTTCAGCTCCAATAAATACTTTTCCAAAATTTCATCGGCTTTTTGCTGGAGTTCCACATCGATTGTTGTCACTAAATCTTTACCTGGCTCCCCTGCAAAAGTTGTCATCGTTTCAACTACTTGGCCTTTTTTATTCGTGATGTTTTTAACGACCGATTTTTCACCTTGCAGAATTTCCTCATACTGTGCTTCAAAATAACTTTCCCCAACACGGTCGTTTCGAGAATAATCCCGAGCTAAATAATGGTTCAGTTTTGATTTCGGCACACCTTTACTCGGTACTGTTGTACGACCCAAAATCGCCAATGGGGATAATCGTACGCGTTTCCAATCGGTTGTCGTATTCACACCAGGAAGATCCGCCAATTGTTCTGAAACTCTAGCAAACTCTTCCGGTGTAACATTCTCGCCTTTAATAATTTGGGGCGATAAACTATAGCCTGTCATCATTTCGCGGTAAA
This genomic window contains:
- a CDS encoding PstS family phosphate ABC transporter substrate-binding protein; its protein translation is MKKWQYLTSTALLGSAILLGACGGEDNDETSTSAQTNTEQAETGSAQLTGNVVGDGSSTVAPITEALVEEYAAVQKDVRVAVGVSGTGGGFEKFINGETDFSNASRPIKDTEVEELKNAGVEYTEFELAYDGLSVVVHPENTWAKDLTVDQLKQIWIEDGTTKKWSDIDPSWPEEEIVFYSPGSDSGTYDYFDEIILDGEDIVKAATLSEDDNVLVQGVTADKNAIGYFGYAYYLENKDKLQVVTVDGVEPTNETIESGEYSPLSRPLFVYVKNSAVKDNEATYDFMKFSLENAGEMAEVVGYVSLPDEKYEEALKELEALK
- a CDS encoding response regulator translates to MRKKIIHIVVIVGALSNAAILAFMDMPAWLIILMSVIYIVIFEGLLLVLEPRLVRAERERNVKAFPFLRELVDAKKATVTLRDGTVLYNATFEGYAHPKDAKTILLYVHKVKTKKEKPAFIEHPIKLINIKSVKKIQ
- a CDS encoding peptidoglycan D,D-transpeptidase FtsI family protein, whose translation is MRKITQNRQQNPKAKQRASLTFRMNVLFFSIFVLFSLLIFRLGYIQIVKGEDYVRELERTEEVRVNTSVPRGRIFDRYGRILVDNQPENAITYTKMQTTKSAEMLEIAEKLAHLIEQPTEKVTQRDKLDFWILRNPEKAKEKVTQKEMTKFQLENEDLETKEINKEYDRRIRDRITDEELEQLSDFDLEVLAIYREMMTGYSLSPQIIKGENVTPEEFARVSEQLADLPGVNTTTDWKRVRLSPLAILGRTTVPSKGVPKSKLNHYLARDYSRNDRVGESYFEAQYEEILQGEKSVVKNITNKKGQVVETMTTFAGEPGKDLVTTIDVELQQKADEILEKYLLELKAKGGSQLLDRGFLVAMDPKTGELLSVVGKKIEKDKDTGKPYIVDYSYGTFTSAYEAGSTVKAATVLMGYNEGIIKPGTVLLDSPMRIGNITLNTLFNKNGSVMVSDLTALERSSNVYMFKIAMGVGGRTYSPGMRFSLASGTLQTMRNEYAQFGLGVPTGIDLPGESIGYQADPDTDVKLLNLAIGQFDTYTTMQLAQYISTIANGGYRIQPRMLKEIRNPSKDGEYLGQVVEEVTPKILNKIENSEREIEQVQEGLRRVYFGANGSARRQFETADYTAAGKTGTAEVVYYGPQRDKWKTNTINIVHVGYAPFDDPEIAYAVIFPWATTNFTNNYLPQANLTARELVDSYFELKNKYAEEGLSTSKVEKPIIKHSDEKLDEDEEVETVNE